A region of the candidate division KSB1 bacterium genome:
GCTGCATGCACATAAATGTCTGCCAGTATACCGATTTGAGTTTTTCCTCCATAACTGAGCCAAATTGGGGACATGCCAGGCAAAGCTGTCAGGCAAAAGTCGCCTCGCCCGGGTAGACCGCAGTGCCGATTTCTTTCATTAACCAACGGCCCACGGCCTCGCGAGCAGAAGTAGCATCCGGCAAGCGCAGCGAGGGTGCAATAAGTGGCGTTGTCATTGGCTCGTCATTTAAAACTTCTGCCATAAATTATTCCTCGTTATTTTTTTGATTCAACGGTTATCGTTACTACCAACGTTCATAAACCTCCGGCCGCCGATCTCTTAAAAACGGCCGCACCTGCCGCATCTCCTCGATGCGCGATAAATCGCAATCGACCAGCAATAATTTTTCTTCGCCGTGCGGCGCGCGAGCAATCACCTCGCCGGAGGGATCGACGACGAAACTGCCGCCGGTAAATTCCGCCGCCGGCTCTTTGCCGACGCGATTGACGGCGGCGACGAACACCTGATTTTGAAACGCCAAGCCTTGCATCTCGATCTCGTACATTTTGATCGGATCGTTGACGAGTCCGGCAAACGGCGTGAAAATAATCTCCGCGCCCTGTAAAACCAGTTGCCGCGTGTATTCCGGAAAGTGCCGGTCGTAACAAATCGCCACGCCGATCTTGACGCTGTCGAGATCAAAAACCTGCGGCGGCGTGTTGCCGGGCCAGTAATAAAATTTCTCGTTGAAGCCGGGCTCCTCAGCGATGTGCGTCATCCGCACCGGGCCGAGCGCCGGACCGCCGGTGGCTTTCAATAAAACCGTTGAATCGTAATATTCTCCCGCACCGGCGCGCTCGAAGATGTTCAGCAAGATGTGAATGTTTTCAGAGACAGCAGACTCAGAAAATTTTTTCACCGTTGGCCCGTCAATGGCTTCCGCCCATTGGAAGAATTTTTTCTCGGCGCGATATTGCGGAAAGAAAGGCAGCAAGCCCAGTTCGCTGAAGCAGATCATTTGCGCGCCCGCTTGCGCGGCCTGTTTTACCCAATCGAGGCCTTTCTGTTGATTGGCCGCAAGATTTTCCGTGACGGCCATCTGCACGAGGGCGAGGCGGAGAGATTTAGGCATGTGCCAATTTCGTTTTTTTGTGCCGTGATGTGTTCCCGTTGGTTGAAGCTTTCTTAATTGTTTTCAGTCGCGGCTTTACAATCTGTGAACGCCGCGGGCGCAATCGATCAATTTCGATATGAACGACTGGGCGGCCGGTCTCCGCATTGATTTGGGCGTTGCGAAGATTGTATTCGCGCAATTCCTTGTCGTAAGTCGGCAAGAGCACCACTTGCGCACCGTAAGGGATTCTTTCTGCGAAGCGCGGATGTTCGAGGACATAACGGCTAAACTCGAGCCCTAAATCCAAACTGCGCTCACAAAGCTCATTTGCTCTCATATTCTTTCATCTCCTTCAAAAATTCATTTTTGTATTGGCGCCAATTCTTTTTGATGTCTTCAACGGCCTGGGTTAAACCCGCATTGAAATCAGTAACTTTGATGAAGATTTTATCTTGTTTTTTGCCAAAGTGCAACAGGTCTCTATGCACAAAGCCGTGAGCCGTGTCGTAGCGCACCACCGGATGCTATTTGTCGCCGACTTTGGTTTCATATTGTACGACAAATTTTAGAATCCGTCCTTTTTCAACGAGGTGCGTATAGCGATACCGGTCAATGAGGCTGAATTCGTAAACATACTGGACCTCACGAGCCATCTCCATTCCCCCTTCGTGTTCAATTTAAATTCCCAAATCCATCACCTTTGGCTTCTCGCCGGAGTAATCGTAAAAACCCTTGCCGCTCTTCTTGCCGTGATAGCCGGCCAGCACCATTTTGCGCAGCAGCGGCGGCGGCGCGTATTTGGCGTCGCGATATTCCTTGAACATGATCTCGGCGATGAAATACGTCGTGTCGATGCCGACGAAATCCAGCAGCGTCAGCGGCCCCATCGGATGGCCGCAGCCGAGCGTCATGCCCTTGTCGATGTCTTCAATTGAAGCGACTTTGTTCTCGACGGCGCGGATCGCATCCAGCAAATACGGCACGAGCAGGAGATTGACGACGAAGCCGGAATTGTCTCTGCAGGTGATTGGTTCCTTGCCGAGCGATTTGGCAAAGGCAAACGCGGCGTCGAATGTTTCCTGGCTGGTGGCGATGGTGCGCACCACTTCGACCAGCTTCATGAGCGGCACCGGATTGAAGAAGTGCAGGCCGACGAAACGGTCGCCGCGCTTGGTGACTGCCGCCATTTCGGTGATGGTCAATGACGAGGTGTTGCTGGCAAAAATAGTCGAGGGTGGACAAGCGGCGTCAAGCTCGGCAAAAATTTCTTTCTTGAGATCGATATTTTCCACCACGGCTTCGATGATGAGATCGCAATCTTTCAAGTCAGCCAGCTTGGTGGTGCCGGAAATGTTCGCCATTGTCGCGGCTTTTTGCTCGGCGGCCATCTTGCCCTTCTCCACGCTTTTGGCGAGAAAGCCGTCGATTTTGCCCAAGCCTTTTTTGAGCAACTCGTCATTGACTTCGCGCACAACGGTTTGATAGCCGGATTGCGCGCAAACCTGCACAATGCCCGAACCCATCAATCCGCAACCAACAACGCCAACGGTTTTAATTGCCATATTGTCTCCTCGATAGTTTTCAGCTTACGCTTTACGCCTCACGCTTTACGCATGACGTGTCAGTTCCGCTGCAGCGCCTTTTCGATAATGCCGAGGCGATATTCCATCTGGCGCATCTGCGCTTGCATTTCGGTTTGTGAAAGCTCGCCGTCAAAATTCGCGGGCCCTCCATTGCCGGCGCTGGCTTTCCAGTTGTTGCCCATCCACGGCTGGTGTGAATCAGAAAATAAATTATCCAAATCCTCATCGGATAATTTGTCTTCCAGCATTTTGGCGAGCCGTTGGATCTGCCGGCTCAGATCTTCCATGTTCCGGCGAAACTCCGCCCGCATCTCGCGAATTTCATTCAGGCTCTCGCGCGAGCATTGTCGCAATTCGCGCATGCCCTCACGCAATTCGATGATTTCGGCGAGCAGAAAGCTTTGGATCGTTTCCACCACGAGCTTCCGCAATTGTTTTTCGGTCATTGAATGATCTCCTTGATATGCCATTATAGACAAGCAAGTTTCACGTTCCGCCATAGGCGAGTTCATCAAACTGCGACAGTACTTCTCGACCTTAATTGGGCCACATCCAACTCCAGCCGATGGATTCTTTCGCCATAATTCAAGCGATCTTTGATGAGGGCCATGTCCTTTTGCATATCTCGAATGACTTCCATGACGACGACGAACTTTTCGTTGATTTCGGCAAATTTTTTATCATTCTCCTGCTGCATGGCCGTAAAGCGTTTGTCCATCTCCTGCTGCATGGCCGTAAAGCGTTTGTCCATCTCCTGCTGCATGGCCGCAAAGCGTTTGTCCATCTCCTGCTGCATGGCCGCAAAGCGTTCTGCTTGGTCTTTACTGAGCTGATGAAGCCCCTCGAGGAGTTGAGAAATTTTTTGTTCGTGGCGTTCAAGCGTTTCCTTGACATTGCGAACTTCGACCTGCAAGGCTTTCAACTCAGGAACCAAGAGATCTTGAATAGCGGCGCGAAAGCCACCCACGGCACCAGTGATTTCATCCATTTGGGCACTCCTTTCTTAAAATAAAAAGCAAAATCACATCGCCTCCACAATCACCGCCGCGCCCTGGCCGCCGCCGATGCAGGCCGTTGCCAGGCCGTATTTCGCTTTGCGCCGGCGCAGCTCGTGCAAAATCGTCAGCGTCAAGCGTGTGCCGCTCGCGGCAAGCGGATGGCCGATGGCAATGGCGCCGCCGTTGACGTTGGTGCGGCTGCGGTCGAGCCCCAACTCTTTTTCGACCGCGAGATATTGCGGCGCAAACGCTTCATTCACTTCAACCAAATCCATTTGTTCCAGTTTCATGCCGGCGCGCTGCAAAGCGTTGCGGCTGGCCGGCGCCGGGCCGATGCCCATAAGACTCGGCTCCACGCCCGAAAATCCCCAATTGATTAATCGGCCAATCGCTTTCAGTCCGCGTTTGTTCGCCAAATCCGCGGTAGTCATGACCATCGCCGCGGCGCCGTCCACAATGCCGCTCGCATTGCCGGCGGTGATGGCGCCATCTTTTTTGAAATAGGGCGTCAGCTTCGCGAGGCCGTCGAGTGTCGTGTCCGGCCGCGGATGCTCGTCGCGGGCGAACTGGCCTTTTTTGCCGAGATCGATAGGCGTCACTTCTTCGGCAAGCTTGCCGCTTTCCCACGCCGCTTTCGTGCGCATCTGGCTCATATAAGCATACTCATCAGTGGCCGCACGCGTTACGCCGTATTTCTCCGCCAGATTTTCGGCGGTCTGCGCCATCGTGAGACCGCAATTGGTATCGAGCAGCGCTTCCCACAGATAATCTTCCAATTTGCCGGAATTGAGGCGCAAGCCCCAGCGCGCGCCGCGAATGATGTGCGGCGCCTGGCTCATGCTCTCCGTGCCGCCGACGAGCACGAAGTCCGCTTCATTCATCAACAGCAATCTTGCGCCTTGCACGATTGCTTCGAAGCCGGACCCGCACAAACGATTCACCGTCACCGCCGGCACCGGCACGGGCACGCCGGCCTTCAAGCCCACGTGCCGGGCGAGATAAGCGGCGTCAGTCGAGGTTTGCAAAACATTGCCGAAAATCACATGATTGATATCATCGGGCTTGATGCCGGCCTTGGCAATGGCCGCTTTCGCCGCATGCACGCCGAGATCGGTGGCGGAAATCTCGCGCAACGCGCCGCCGAACGCGCCGAACGCGGTGCGCATGCCGCTGAGAAAGACAACGTTTTCGATTTTCATGGTGATCTCCAATTTTAAATTTGCAATTGAAAATTGCAATTTTATGCTATACGATTCACGCCATGGCCGCAGCTTTCAGGTGCAAAACTAATTTGTCATGAGCAAATGAAATTTGTATTAAGATAACATTTCTTGGGCAGGCAGGCAAGGAAAAAGATGAGGAGTTCGTCATGCCTCAGAGCTATGCTGTCACCGTCGCAACAAAAAAACGGATTGGGGAGCGGTTCGCCCGTCCCCTCCGCCATCGCCACACACACGCGCGCAAAGACATGAATTTTTCAAAAAATTTTGAAGAAATGGCTTGACTCAAATTGGAAAATCTGAGGCATTTCAATACAGAAGGAAAAGCACTTGATTTTTGCGGAAAAGCTCGTATATTAAATTTATGTTAAACTATTCTTACCGTAAATCAGAATGATTCGTAATTGAGTGTGAAACATGTTGGAATCGCTTATTATCACGTTGCGCGAAGGCATCGAAGCCGCGTTGATTGTCGGCATCGTGATCGTTTATTTGAAGAAAATCAGCCGCGCTGATTTGGCAAAATATGTTTTGGCTGGCGTCATGACGGCTATCGGATTATCGGCGGCGCTGGCGGCGATGTTTCAACGTATCGCCATCAACGAGGAGGCATACGAAGGCATCGTCATGCTGGTCGCCGCTGTTTTCGTCGGCAGCTTTATGATTTGGATGCATCATCATGCGCAGCAATTGAAATCGAGCATTCAAACGAAAGTCGACCGGCTGCTCGCCAACACGCCGAGCCGTGCTGCGGCGTTTGGACTTTTTTTGTTCGCGACGATCATGGTCTTGCGTGAAGGCGTTGAGACCGTGCTTTTCCTCAGCGCCATCTCGTTGACGACGTCCGCGTTGTGGAGCTTCATCGGCGGCATTCTCGGACTCGCTCTGGCGACGGTATTTGCCGTATTTTTCATCAAAGGCAGCGTTCGCGTGGATTTGCCGCGCTTCTTTCGCGTCACCAATATCGTGTTGCTCATCTTCATCATCCAACTGTTGATCAACGCTTATCATGAGCTATCCGAAGCCGGAATTTTGCCCACGACTCCCCAGGCGATGGCGACGGTCGGGCCGATTGTGCGCAATAACATTTTCTTTGTGATTGCCATTCTCGGCTTGCCGCTATTTATTTTTTTAACGCCGGACAAGGGAAGGGTCAAATTGCAGGCTGTGGAAATCAGTAATCCTGCCGAGCGCCGAAAGTTGATGGCAAACGTGCAACGCCAACTGCGCTGGCAGCGTCTCGCCGGCATCTTCGGCATGGTGATTCTGACTTTCATTTGTCTGGATTTCGTTTATGCCCGCGGCCCGGCCGTGCTTTCGCCGGCGGAACCTGTGACGCCACAAGACGGCGTGGTGGCTCTGTCGATTTCAAGATTCGAGGACGGCGCGCTGCACCGTTTCAGTTTTACCGATGCGGAAAAAACGCTGCGTTTCCTCGTCATTAAAATCGATCAAAACAAATTTGGCGTCGCCTTTGACGCCTGCGAAAATTGCGGCGATCAAGGTTATTATCAGGAGGGCGCCGCGATTTTCTGTCTGAATTGTGTGGCCGAAATCAACCCCTCGACGATTGGCATTGGCGGCGGCTGCAATCCCATTCCGCTCAGTCATGAAGTGCAAAACGATACTCTGCACCTCCGCGTCGACGATTTACGCGCCGGAATGAAGTATTTTAAAAATCATTAAGAGGGTCTGCATCCACCGCATGTTGTTCCGTATCCTGCGCGAATCCTTTCTGCGCCGCAAAAGACGAAAACTCATCGCTGTCACCGCCATCACCCTCGGCGCCGGCATCGTCACCGGTTTGTTGAGCGTTGCCATCAACATCGGCGACAAAATCAACCGCGAGCTGAAACGCTACGGCGCCAATCTTGTTTTATTGCCGCAGGAAGATACCCTGCCATTGGAAGTTGCCGGCTTTGATTATTCATTTCTGCTTGCCAACGGCCATCTCGACGAAGCCGATTTGCCGAAAATCAAGGAAATTTTCTGGCGCCACAACATCGTTGGATTTGCGCCCGAGCTGCAAGCGCGGGCCAATTTGGTCATGCAAGACTCGAGAGGCGAAAGCGTTACTCTGATCGGGGCCTGGTTCGACAAGGCCCTGCCGCTGAAAGAGCAGCCAGATTTTCGTACCGGCTTGCGCCACGTGGCGAGTTATTGGAAAGTTCACGGGAGCTGGGCGCGTGATGATTCGCAGCACGACGCGATGATCGGAGCGGAAATCGCGCGGCGTTTGCAAGTGAATCTCGGTGATTCGCTGGTTATCGAAATCAATCAGCAACTTGAAACTTTTTTAGTGCGCGGCATTGTCACCACCGGCAGCGCCGAAGAGCAGCAAATTTTTGCGCCGCTGTCCGCTGTGCAGCAGCTTCTCAATCAACCGGGGAAAATCAAAAAAGTTTTGGTGAGCGCCTTGACCAATCCGGAAGACGATTTTGCGCAAAGACCAGTCGAGCAAATGAGCCGCGAAGAGTATGATCGCTGGTATTGCACGCCGTATGTCAGTTCAATCGCTTTGCAGCTCTGCGAAGCCATTCCAGGCTCGGAGGCGCGAGTGGTGCGGCAGGTCGCGGAAGGCGAGGGCGCGCTCTTGCGAAAAATTTCTCTGCTCATGTTTCTGATCGCCCTGGCGATTTTCTGCACCTCGATTTTAGGTGTTGCCAGCACGATGACGACGACCGTGTTGGAACGGCGCAAAGAAGTCGGCATCTTTCGCGCGCTCGGCGCGGAAAGCCATCAGATTTCCAGCGTCTTTCTCGGCGAAGCGCTGGTCATGGGCGTGTTCGGCGGCGCGCTCGGCGCCGGCCTGGGCTATCTCATCGCCCAGTTGATTTCCTGGCAGGTTTTTGGCGAAAGGCTCGCCTACAATGCGCTGCTCCTGCCGGTCGCCATCGCCATCGCCCTGCTGATTGCAACGCTCGGCAGCTTGTTGCCCTTGCGCAAAGCGTTTTCATTCGATCCGATTGTGACTTTACATAGCGCATAAGGAAATTACGTTGTACGCATTCACGTTTTACCGAACCGTGTTTGCTCGAATTTTATTTAAATCTTTTCGCGGTCGCGACAGCCGGCAGGTTGTGGCTTTTTTCGCCGTGGTGATCGCCGCTGCGGTCGCTTCAACGTTGTTCACGATTCGCGCCGACGCCGGCGCCAAGATCAATGTTGAGCTGCGCGCCTATGGTGCCAATCTCGTGCTCGTGCCGGCAGAGGCGGAAAATCAGCGCACACTTTCGGTTCGCGAAGTCATGGCCTATCCATGGCCAGCCTCGAGCGACACGCTGCATGGCTTGGCGCCCGTGTTGTATGGCGTTGTGCATCTCATCGCCGATTCCGCCGTCTCGACGCCGCCGGCGGTCGTGGCGCTCGGTGCAGATTTCGGCGCGATACGCCGGGTCAATTCATTTTGGGAGATCAAACCGGCGCTCAACGAGTTGCGTGAAAATGAAGTTCTCGCCGGCCAGGCAGCGGCGCGCAAGCTGGGTTTATCAATCGGACAGTCCATTCGATTGCGTGCGCCGTCAGCGAATGCTTCGGGAAATTTTCGTCTTGCCGGTATCGTGAGCACAGGCGAAAATGAGGATGATCAAATTATTTTGAGTTTGCAAGCCTTGCAACAACTGTTGGATTCGCCGGACCGTGCCACGTTGGTGATGGCCAGCCTCAAGGGCGGCCCCGCTGTTGTTGAAAAAATAGTTGCCGATATTTCACAGCGACTCGCGGGCGTCAAGGCCAAACCGGTGAGAAAAATCGCCGAATCCGAAGCGCATGTTCTGCAAATTTTAACTTTGCTGATGACGATTGTCACTGTTTTCACCGTCATTGTGGCGACGCTATGCCTCGGCGCCACCATGACCGCCTTGATCGTCGAGCGCCAGCAGGAAGTCGGCGTCATGAAAGCCCTCGGCGCGGAGAGTCGTCACGTCGCCCGGCTCGTTGCTGCCGAATTGATCCTGCTCGGCTTGAGCGGCGGCGTGGCCGGTTATGGGGTGGGACTCTTCTTCGCGGAAGTGATCAGTAAAAATGTTTTCAATACCTACGCCGCGATTCGCCTGGAAATTTTGCCGGCGGTGTTGATTTTGGCGCTGGGAATTTCCCTCGTTGCTGCAGTTTTCCCGCTGCGCCGCGCCTTGCAAATCGAACCAACCATTGCGCTGCGAGGAGAATGAGATGCGGAGTGTTATTCTCGAACAAGTTTCAAAAAAATATGATAACGTATACGCGCTTAACGGTATCTCATTAAATATAGAAAAAAATGACTGGATCGCCGTGATGGGCCCGTCCGGCTCCGGTAAATCGACGTTGCTCCATATTATCGGCGGCCTGGATTCCCCAACCACCGGCAAGGTCGTCATCGAAGGCGAGGATATTTCCGGCCTCTCGTCCAGGCAGCTCGCCGTTTTTCGCCGTGAGAAAGTGGGGTTTGTGTTTCAACAATTTTATCTCGTGCCCTATTTGACCGCGCTGGAGAACGTCATGCTCGCGCAATATTTTCACAGCATGACGGACGAGCAGGAAGCGATTGCCGCCTTAAAAAGGGTTGGATTGGATAATCGCCTGCGGCATCTCCCCTCAGAACTTTCCGGCGGCGAGCAGCAGCGCGTGTGCATCGCCCGCGCGCTGATCAATCATCCCAAGCTGATTTTAGCCGATGAGCCGACCGGCAATCTCGACGCGGAAAACGAGCGCATCGTTTTGGAATTGCTATCAGCATTGCATCGCGATGGTCATACGATCATCATGGTCACGCATGCGCCGCACCTCGGCGAGCACGCCCAGAAAATTGTCCGCCTCGCTCATGGCCGCCTCGTCGATGTTCAACTTTCCGCCGCCTGTCAATTTTGTAAAATATGAGAATTCGAATTTTGCTTTGGCTCGTGCTGGTCTCATCGCCGGCGCTGGCGCAGGTTTTCAGCACGCAGCAACAGGCGCTTGAACGTATTTTCCCAAAACCGCAGACCATCGAACGCCGAACCGTGTTTCTTGACGAAAAACAAGCCGCCGACATCCAAAAACTGGCGCGCGCCAGGCTCGAATCAAAAATTGTTGTTTACTACGCCGGCAAAAAAGACAGCAACGTCACCGGTTTCGCTTTTTTTGCCACCGACATTGTGCGCACCAAAGAAGTCACCTACATGACAGTGATCAATCCCGACAGCACGATTCGCCTGATTGAGATTCTCGCGTTCTATGAGCCGATGGATTATTTTCCCGCTCCGCGCTGGCTGGCGCTTTTTCGTGGCAAATGGTTGAACGATAATTTATGGCTAAAGCACGATATTCACAACATCACCGGCGCGACACTCACGGCGCAAGTTGTTACTCGAGGCGCAAGAAGGATGCTGGCGGTTTTTCAGGTGGCTGTTCCGAACAGCAGCAGTGTGGTGAAATAAGTTAGCTGATTCGTACTCGTACACTCACGCGCTTTTAAAAATCAGTGAAAATGAGTAAGAGTACAAGGGAAGGATTGATTTTTTCCCAGGAGTGACATTCATGAAGTACATGCAGTACGGGGGCATGCAAAATCATCCGTTGATGCGACTTACCCTGTATTTCACCCTGTTTTTTCTATTCGGATTTTGGGTGACGAACTTCGCGATGTATTTCGCCAAAATGAATTTAACCCCGCAATCTGTGATAGATTATTATCTCGGCTCTGAGGCGGATTTTCGGCTGCCGCGCACGTATCAAGCGATGCTGGAAGTGGCACACATGCACTTGCCGATGATGGCGATGGTGATCCTGGTGCTGACGCATTTGCTTGTCTTTTCTAATTTTCAACATCGAACGAAAGTGGCGTTCATCGTTGTCGCGTTTCTCTCGGCACTTTTGCACGAGGCGGCAGGCTGGTTGGTGCGTTTCGTGCATCCGATGTTTGCGTGGCTGAAAGTGACGATGTTTGTCACCATGCAGGGCACGCTGGCGTTTTTAATGGTAACACTGTTACTGTTTCTTGTTCAGGACAAAAACAGGAAGGGCAATCCAATAAACATTCCGATGGAGAAGAAATAGAACAGTTGCGGGAGGGTATTTATGGAATAAAAAACACCTTAACTCATGACTTTATTATTCCCGAAAGCTTTGCAATAAACTCCAGAGCATTTTGGTTCAGAAAGATGGTAGTAAGAAGCAGGATCAAAAACATTATTGTAAATTTACGATCAAGTTCTACCTTGGCTGTTTGGATCTCCTGCCTTACTGTTTGAATTTCGCCTTCGAGTTTTACAACATCTGCTTTTGTAGCAAGCTCTTTGGTTAATTCATCCTTCAGCTCAAATTTCTTTTGTGCAATCAAAAAATCAGCTTTTTGCTGAACATTTTCCATGGCTTTTTGAGCATCTTGCTTCACAGCATCCAGAGCTTCAGAGATTTCTCGAGCCTCTTGTTTGCCAAATTTTTTTCGAGATGCTCGTAAGTTTCCGGCGATAATAGCAATGACATGGATTTGGTTATTACGTTTTTAAATTTCTATGTTTGTGTCTTGTTCATATTTCAGATCTGATCAATTCATCTGTAGATTTAATCAAACATAAATTCGGAAGAAAGTCAAGATTTTTTTGCTTTTCTCATCTTTTCCTGTTATTTTCGAGTAACAAAATTTAGCGTCGAACATTGAATTTGATGCACTATGTCCACCTCACCTCACGTCATGCTCCTCGGCGTCGGCGCGTTTGCCCACTCGGTGATGCGCATTCTCAAGGAAAACGGCGCGACCGTAAGCTGTTACTTGACCCGCAGCTACGGTCATTACGGCCCCTCGCTCGAGGGCGAAGTTTATCCCGCTTCGTATTTTCCCAGCCCGGTGCGCTTTGTGCGTGACAAAAAAGTCGATTTGCTCATTCCCATGTCCATCGATTGGATTTTGCAGCCGTGGGCCGAGGAATTGCTGTCGCTGAATGTGCCGGTGTTTTCGCCGTTTGGCGAGGCGATGAAATTGGAGCGCGAGCGCGATTTTGGCCGGCAGCTCTGCGAGCGATTCGGCATCGCCTTTCCGCGCGCGCATGTCGCCCGCAACCGTCTCGAGGCCGAAGCGATTTTGAAAAACGATCCGCGGCCGTACGTGATCAAAAATCCGCTGTGCTCGCCGACCAGCCCGATTCACACCATCGTCTGCGAAAGCGCCGAAGACACGCTGCACTGGCTGGAGCGCTTGGATTACGCCGAGGGCGTTTTTTTGCAGGAATACATGGGCCGCGCCGAGGCCGGACACATCGCCGTCGTCAGCGATGGCGAAATTTATTCTTTGGTGACGAATCAGGAATACAAACGCGCCTTCAACGGCAACATGGGCATCGTCGCCGGCGCGCCGCTCGGTGGGTTGGCCGAACGCGATCCCGAGGATAAATACGGCCTGGCGCGCGAGCTGCTTCATCCGCTGCTGCCGTGGTTTCGCGAAACCAATTTTCACGGTCCGGTGCAAGTCACCGCCGCCAAGCGCGACGGCAAATGGCACGTGCTCGAATACAACGTCCGCATGGGCGTCACCTCGACGCAGATGATCTTGCGCCTGCTCAAAAATCCGCTGGAGGTGATTTTCAACACCGCCCGCCGGCAAAAAGTCGCGCTGCAGTTTCGCGATGACTTGCAATTCGGCGCCTCGTTGACGTTGGCAGGTTACGGTTATCCCTACGTAAGCATTCAAGGCCCGAAACTGCCGGTGAAGCTGATGGCGCCGCCGACGTGCGATATTTGGTGGAACGAAGTCGCGGAAGACGCGCGGGGCGGCTTGGTTATGACCGGCCATCGCATCGCCGACATCGTGGCGCTCGCCCATTCGCTCGACAAAGCG
Encoded here:
- a CDS encoding carbon-nitrogen hydrolase family protein → MPKSLRLALVQMAVTENLAANQQKGLDWVKQAAQAGAQMICFSELGLLPFFPQYRAEKKFFQWAEAIDGPTVKKFSESAVSENIHILLNIFERAGAGEYYDSTVLLKATGGPALGPVRMTHIAEEPGFNEKFYYWPGNTPPQVFDLDSVKIGVAICYDRHFPEYTRQLVLQGAEIIFTPFAGLVNDPIKMYEIEMQGLAFQNQVFVAAVNRVGKEPAAEFTGGSFVVDPSGEVIARAPHGEEKLLLVDCDLSRIEEMRQVRPFLRDRRPEVYERW
- a CDS encoding 3-hydroxybutyryl-CoA dehydrogenase — its product is MKTVGVVGCGLMGSGIVQVCAQSGYQTVVREVNDELLKKGLGKIDGFLAKSVEKGKMAAEQKAATMANISGTTKLADLKDCDLIIEAVVENIDLKKEIFAELDAACPPSTIFASNTSSLTITEMAAVTKRGDRFVGLHFFNPVPLMKLVEVVRTIATSQETFDAAFAFAKSLGKEPITCRDNSGFVVNLLLVPYLLDAIRAVENKVASIEDIDKGMTLGCGHPMGPLTLLDFVGIDTTYFIAEIMFKEYRDAKYAPPPLLRKMVLAGYHGKKSGKGFYDYSGEKPKVMDLGI
- a CDS encoding acetyl-CoA C-acyltransferase encodes the protein MKIENVVFLSGMRTAFGAFGGALREISATDLGVHAAKAAIAKAGIKPDDINHVIFGNVLQTSTDAAYLARHVGLKAGVPVPVPAVTVNRLCGSGFEAIVQGARLLLMNEADFVLVGGTESMSQAPHIIRGARWGLRLNSGKLEDYLWEALLDTNCGLTMAQTAENLAEKYGVTRAATDEYAYMSQMRTKAAWESGKLAEEVTPIDLGKKGQFARDEHPRPDTTLDGLAKLTPYFKKDGAITAGNASGIVDGAAAMVMTTADLANKRGLKAIGRLINWGFSGVEPSLMGIGPAPASRNALQRAGMKLEQMDLVEVNEAFAPQYLAVEKELGLDRSRTNVNGGAIAIGHPLAASGTRLTLTILHELRRRKAKYGLATACIGGGQGAAVIVEAM
- a CDS encoding Fe-S-containing protein is translated as MLESLIITLREGIEAALIVGIVIVYLKKISRADLAKYVLAGVMTAIGLSAALAAMFQRIAINEEAYEGIVMLVAAVFVGSFMIWMHHHAQQLKSSIQTKVDRLLANTPSRAAAFGLFLFATIMVLREGVETVLFLSAISLTTSALWSFIGGILGLALATVFAVFFIKGSVRVDLPRFFRVTNIVLLIFIIQLLINAYHELSEAGILPTTPQAMATVGPIVRNNIFFVIAILGLPLFIFLTPDKGRVKLQAVEISNPAERRKLMANVQRQLRWQRLAGIFGMVILTFICLDFVYARGPAVLSPAEPVTPQDGVVALSISRFEDGALHRFSFTDAEKTLRFLVIKIDQNKFGVAFDACENCGDQGYYQEGAAIFCLNCVAEINPSTIGIGGGCNPIPLSHEVQNDTLHLRVDDLRAGMKYFKNH
- a CDS encoding FtsX-like permease family protein; this translates as MLFRILRESFLRRKRRKLIAVTAITLGAGIVTGLLSVAINIGDKINRELKRYGANLVLLPQEDTLPLEVAGFDYSFLLANGHLDEADLPKIKEIFWRHNIVGFAPELQARANLVMQDSRGESVTLIGAWFDKALPLKEQPDFRTGLRHVASYWKVHGSWARDDSQHDAMIGAEIARRLQVNLGDSLVIEINQQLETFLVRGIVTTGSAEEQQIFAPLSAVQQLLNQPGKIKKVLVSALTNPEDDFAQRPVEQMSREEYDRWYCTPYVSSIALQLCEAIPGSEARVVRQVAEGEGALLRKISLLMFLIALAIFCTSILGVASTMTTTVLERRKEVGIFRALGAESHQISSVFLGEALVMGVFGGALGAGLGYLIAQLISWQVFGERLAYNALLLPVAIAIALLIATLGSLLPLRKAFSFDPIVTLHSA
- a CDS encoding FtsX-like permease family protein, whose product is MFARILFKSFRGRDSRQVVAFFAVVIAAAVASTLFTIRADAGAKINVELRAYGANLVLVPAEAENQRTLSVREVMAYPWPASSDTLHGLAPVLYGVVHLIADSAVSTPPAVVALGADFGAIRRVNSFWEIKPALNELRENEVLAGQAAARKLGLSIGQSIRLRAPSANASGNFRLAGIVSTGENEDDQIILSLQALQQLLDSPDRATLVMASLKGGPAVVEKIVADISQRLAGVKAKPVRKIAESEAHVLQILTLLMTIVTVFTVIVATLCLGATMTALIVERQQEVGVMKALGAESRHVARLVAAELILLGLSGGVAGYGVGLFFAEVISKNVFNTYAAIRLEILPAVLILALGISLVAAVFPLRRALQIEPTIALRGE
- a CDS encoding ABC transporter ATP-binding protein, translated to MRSVILEQVSKKYDNVYALNGISLNIEKNDWIAVMGPSGSGKSTLLHIIGGLDSPTTGKVVIEGEDISGLSSRQLAVFRREKVGFVFQQFYLVPYLTALENVMLAQYFHSMTDEQEAIAALKRVGLDNRLRHLPSELSGGEQQRVCIARALINHPKLILADEPTGNLDAENERIVLELLSALHRDGHTIIMVTHAPHLGEHAQKIVRLAHGRLVDVQLSAACQFCKI
- a CDS encoding FMN-binding protein, which encodes MRIRILLWLVLVSSPALAQVFSTQQQALERIFPKPQTIERRTVFLDEKQAADIQKLARARLESKIVVYYAGKKDSNVTGFAFFATDIVRTKEVTYMTVINPDSTIRLIEILAFYEPMDYFPAPRWLALFRGKWLNDNLWLKHDIHNITGATLTAQVVTRGARRMLAVFQVAVPNSSSVVK